In the genome of Henningerozyma blattae CBS 6284 chromosome 5, complete genome, one region contains:
- the FAP7 gene encoding nucleoside-triphosphatase (similar to Saccharomyces cerevisiae FAP7 (YDL166C); ancestral locus Anc_7.348): MKSRRYLPNLLISGTPGTGKSSTCELLKRELEDYKYINISDFAKEFNCYDGFDKGRKSHIVDEDKLLDELEPILREGHNIVDWHVNDVFPERLIDLVVILRADNSVLYDRLQNRKYHDAKVQENLDAEIMGVVLQDAIDSYAQEIVIELQSNNTEEMTSNVDRIVSWVELWKKQHADGVTNELGEIKKDQSESEDESESEGESQSDNEE, encoded by the coding sequence ATGAAATCAAGAAGATACCTTCCAAACTTGTTGATTAGTGGTACTCCGGGTACTGGGAAATCTAGCACCTGTGAGCTACTAAAGCGTGAATTAGaagattataaatatatcaatataTCTGATTTTGCCAAGGAATTCAATTGTTATGATGGGTTTGATAAAGGTCGTAAGTCGCATATTGTTGATGAAGATAAGTTATTGGATGAATTAGAACCAATACTTAGAGAAGGACATAATATTGTCGATTGGCATGTCAATGATGTGTTTCCTGAAAGATTAATTGACTTGGTGGTCATTCTTAGAGCAGATAATTCTGTCTTATATGATAGATTACAAAATAGAAAGTATCACGATGCAAAAGTCCAAGAAAATTTGGATGCTGAGATAATGGGAGTTGTCTTACAAGATGCCATTGACTCCTATGCCCAAGAAATTGTTATTGAGTTGCAAAGCAATAACACTGAAGAAATGACTTCAAATGTAGATAGAATTGTATCATGGGTTGAACTATGGAAGAAACAACATGCTGATGGTGTTACTAATGAATTAGGTGAAATCAAGAAAGACCAATCAGAATCTGAAGATGAAAGCGAAAGCGAAGGTGAAAGCCAAAGCGACAATGAGGAATAA
- the QRI5 gene encoding mitochondrial 37S ribosomal protein mS38 yields MFKAGLPRFHNPTSHGIRWVVPFFKHTPTITNRSYSIVPSHNTISSSSYQTTLCQAHLFQNTLRTTSFLGVNPSTKHATLTFPETLTPNAVLANPNITFQPVPITDSQEPLQNVTMHLDSVMRKRRKKMKKHKLRKRRRKEKAERRKLGQGR; encoded by the coding sequence ATGTTTAAAGCAGGTCTTCCACGCTTCCACAATCCGACCAGTCATGGTATACGATGGGTGGTACCTTTTTTCAAGCACACCCCCACTATTACCAATCGTTCATATTCCATAGTTCCATCCCATAACACAATTTCGTCTTCATCATACCAGACAACCTTATGCCAGGCACACTTATTCCAGAATACGCTTCGAACTACTTCGTTTCTAGGGGTCAACCCATCTACTAAACATGCTACCCTAACCTTCCCTGAAACCTTGACACCCAATGCGGTCCTAGCGAACCCTAACATTACATTTCAACCAGTTCCAATCACTGACTCCCAAGAACCCCTACAAAACGTTACCATGCACCTGGATAGTGTGATGCGTAAAAGACGtaagaagatgaagaaacaCAAGCTACGTAAGCGTCGTCGTAAGGAAAAGGCTGAGCGTAGAAAGTTGGGTCAAGGTCGTTAA
- the TBLA0E00460 gene encoding cornichon family protein (similar to Saccharomyces cerevisiae ERV15 (YBR210W) and ERV14 (YGL054C); ancestral locus Anc_6.102), which yields MSAWLFITAVALNCLNLFAQVHFTILYADLEADYINPIELCSKINKLIVPEAVIHSFLSLLFLLNGYWFVFLLNLPILIYNGDKFHKKTQLLDATEIFRNLGKFKRAALLKLCAYMLLFFFYLYRMIMALIQESDA from the coding sequence ATGTCTGCTTGGTTATTTATTACTGCAGTTGcattaaattgtttaaaCTTATTTGCACAAGTTCATTTCACAATTTTATATGCTGATTTAGAAGCAGATTATATTAATCCAATCGAATTATGCtctaaaattaataaactaaTTGTCCCAGAGGCTGTTATACATTCCTTTTTATcccttttatttttacttaaTGGGTATTGGTTTGtgtttttattaaacttaccaattctaatttataACGGTGATAAATTCCATAAGAAAACACAATTATTAGATGCTACagaaatttttagaaatttaggaaaatttaaaagagctgccttattgaaattatgcGCCTATATGCTAttgtttttcttctatttaTACAGAATGATTATGGCTTTAATTCAAGAAAGTGATGCTTAA
- the CDC36 gene encoding CCR4-NOT core subunit CDC36 (similar to Saccharomyces cerevisiae CDC36 (YDL165W); ancestral locus Anc_7.347) — MDRFGLKALVPLIRLDELQGTNNTNNNDTTEKIKTNTDENIEKDTENSGENNVEDQGKGDKDETKKDSDGQDASKDKQEEPESKEEDNSKKETTTSKDSSSTKKDDKLDTSITTTISSTIDHSLTIGADLSSMLHSLGLPRDNKRHRILDTFQSPWAETSRSEVQPRFFIPSSFSNISNVLQCNTTPPTFNNIELDQQRVALFQDETLFYLFYKHPGTVIQELTYLELRKRNWRFHKILKTWLTKDPMMEPIVAADGFSERGSYVFFDPQRWEKCQREFILFYNAIM, encoded by the coding sequence atggaTAGATTCGGTTTAAAAGCTTTAGTTCCCCTAATAAGGTTGGATGAATTACAAGGGACTAATAACacgaataataatgatactacagaaaaaataaaaacaaacacAGATGAGAACATTGAGAAAGATACAGAAAATAGTGGTGAAAATAACGTAGAAGATCAGGGCAAAGGTGATAAAGATGAGACTAAGAAAGATAGTGATGGACAGGATGCATCTAAGGATAAACAAGAGGAACCAGAAagtaaagaagaagataattCGAAAAAAGAGACTACAACTTCAAAAGATTCAAGTTCCACTAAAAAAGATGATAAATTGGATACAAGTATAACGACTACGATCTCTTCTACAATTGACCATTCCCTAACAATAGGTGCGGATTTATCGTCCATGCTGCATTCTCTAGGTCTACCAAGAGATAATAAGAGACATAGAATTCTAGATACATTTCAAAGTCCATGGGCTGAAACTTCAAGAAGTGAAGTTCAACCAAGGTTTTTTATACCatcatctttttcaaatatatcaaatgtTTTACAATGTAATACCACTCCCCcaacttttaataatattgaattagatCAACAAAGAGTAGCATTATTTCAAGATGAAAcgttattttatttattttacaaaCATCCAGGTACCGTAATTCAAGAATTAACTTATCTAGAATTACGTAAACGTAATTGGAGATTccataaaatattaaaaacttGGTTAACAAAAGATCCTATGATGGAACCAATTGTTGCAGCCGACGGGTTTAGCGAAAGAGGATCATATGTATTTTTTGATCCTCAACGTTGGGAAAAATGTCAAAGAGAATTCATATTATTCTATAATGCTATTATGTAA
- the MHF2 gene encoding Mhf2p (similar to Saccharomyces cerevisiae YDL160C-A; ancestral locus Anc_7.341): MSNSSNKNTTETDVKLPENTIARILQTSSFVDENTRITKNTVTKLQKYMELFIREAALRSLENKEEQISNEKSAVKNEPGLEDTKIFNDNNKLNDNDIELSHEALEAITGLLLLDM; the protein is encoded by the coding sequence ATGTCAAATagttcaaataaaaatacaactGAAACAGATGTTAAGTTACCAGAAAATACAATAGCCAGAATACTTCAAACAAGTTCATTTGTAGATGAGAATACAAGGATTACTAAAAATACAGTGactaaattacaaaaatatatggaATTATTCATTAGAGAAGCGGCTTTAAGGTCCTTGGAGAATAAAGAAGAGCAGATATCTAATGAAAAGTCGGCTGTGAAAAATGAACCGGGACTGGAAGATACTAAGATCTTTAATGATAACAATAAATTAAACgataatgatattgaacTTTCACATGAAGCATTAGAAGCCATTACAGGACTATTACTCCTAGATATGTAA
- the SDT1 gene encoding nucleotidase (similar to Saccharomyces cerevisiae PHM8 (YER037W) and SDT1 (YGL224C); ancestral locus Anc_3.536) encodes MTIDNDEYTAYTKRIYKQHEINKAHLESLTHPGSKVTFPINPTYHPVPDPDMKVFFFDIDNCLYKRSLNIHDLMYELILDYFQHHLELSREDARDLNANYYKNYGLAIRGLVKHHNINAIDYNDMVDDALPLQDIIKPNLKLRQLLIKLRESKRFDKLWLFTNAYKNHALRCVRLLGIADMFDGITYCNYENYDAIICKPDSQAFEIAKLQSGLGDYRNCWFIDDSGNNIKTGISLGMSKCIHLVEDTPDEILGETPKGSIVIRDILDLESVLDSKI; translated from the coding sequence ATGActattgataatgatgaatacACAGCTTATACTAAACGTATTTATAAGCAAcatgaaataaataaagcaCATCTGGAATCGTTAACTCATCCAGGCTCAAAAGTTACTTTCCCAATAAATCCAACTTATCACCCAGTTCCAGATCCTGACAtgaaagttttttttttcgatatTGATAATTGCCTATACAAAAGATCACTAAATATCCATGATTTAATGTATGAGTTAATTCTAGATTATTTTCAGCATCATCTTGAACTAAGTAGGGAAGATGCAAGAGATTTAAATGCTAACTACtataaaaattatggaTTAGCTATTAGAGGCTTAGTTAAGCATCATAACATTAATGCGATTGATTATAATGATATGGTTGATGATGCATTACCATTACAAGATATTATAAAGCCTAACTTAAAATTAAGACAACTATTGATCAAGCTAAGAGAGAGTAAAAGATTTGACAAGCTCTGGCTTTTTACTAATGCTTATAAAAACCATGCACTAAGATGCGTTAGATTACTCGGTATTGCTGATATGTTTGACGGGATTACATATTGTAATTATGAGAACTACGATGCAATTATTTGCAAGCCTGATTCACAAGCTTTTGAAATCGCAAAATTACAATCTGGGCTGGGTGATTACCGTAATTGCTGGTTCATTGATGATTCAGGCAATAATATCAAGACTGGGATTTCATTAGGGATGTCAAAATGTATTCATCTAGTAGAGGATACACCAGACGAAATCTTAGGTGAAACACCTAAGGGTTCTATAGTAATTCGAGACATTCTTGATTTGGAATCTGTGTTAGATTCGAAAATTTAA
- the YKE2 gene encoding tubulin-binding prefolding complex subunit YKE2 (similar to Saccharomyces cerevisiae YKE2 (YLR200W); ancestral locus Anc_7.352) — protein sequence MSSNELATKYQTFQNELEGFIVTRQKLETQLQENKIVNDEFEKLKEETKVFKLTGNVLLPIEQDEARSNIDKRLEFIQTEIDRCEKNIKAKQAEMEKIRSELMATAPAPTPASAK from the coding sequence ATGTCGTCCAATGAATTAGCAACTAAATACCAAACTTTCcaaaatgaattagaagGATTTATAGTAACAAGAcaaaaattagaaactCAGTtacaagaaaataaaattgttaatgatgaatttgaGAAACTTAAAGAGGAAACAAAAGTTTTCAAATTAACTGGCAATGTGTTATTACCAATTGAACAAGACGAAGCACGTagtaatattgataaaagATTAGAATTCATTCAAACTGAAATTGACCGttgtgaaaaaaatattaaagcaAAGCAAGCTGAGatggaaaaaataagatCAGAATTGATGGCTACTGCTCCAGCCCCAACACCTGCATCTGCAAAAtag
- the MSS51 gene encoding Mss51p (similar to Saccharomyces cerevisiae MSS51 (YLR203C); ancestral locus Anc_7.346), translated as MTLLYNTTKPILSKNIIACSNYSKRNLMGFVRSTLGLDPPPSPNDPTPENRFHPWETSPCDDLRERAARIKTMAKCPVSNLDINYTCPISGIPTHHSRKEWEMDTNYHKNHIADILKKVNIYEHDLRSGRPFPEFDFPREQEYDTVINLINWDLYFYTRNFFSMDTEFQLAAVTKMLSYPMTIASVLHQFSPYSLTPKGPVTLEGLKSLAALRYTLNNNSLSDTSSGNSDSTTITATSKNRPMRIFILGARAEAQLPPHVWKQLQYLFPNSNFEIHFIGPESLLSKDKSHYVTSTTPITKRIDDSMSLVYHTDYFHVYHKAQDFYPYDPYFDIFFMFHPGLAATKETWLNETMQGLLDSKCPIFMTGFHEKDITADISVLNKNFSKDMDILMKPVKNVFGSTKWELNDSNPQEVYQFNMYIAGYRGKRYHATETGKS; from the coding sequence atgacaTTATTGTATAATACGACGAAACCAATCttatctaaaaatataatagcATGCTCAAACTATTCCAAGAGAAATCTAATGGGATTTGTGAGGTCTACATTAGGGTTGGACCCTCCCCCTTCTCCAAACGATCCAACTCCAGAAAATAGATTCCATCCTTGGGAAACTTCCCCCTGTGATGATTTGAGAGAAAGAGCCGcaagaattaaaacaatGGCAAAATGTCCAGTATCAAATCTAGATATCAATTACACCTGTCCTATATCTGGTATCCCAACTCACCATTCGAGAAAGGAATGGGAAATGGATACAAATTATCATAAAAATCATATCGCagatatattgaaaaaagttaataTTTATGAGCATGATTTAAGATCAGGTAGACCATTCCCGGAATTCGATTTCCCCAGAGAGCAAGAATATGATACAGTAATCAATTTGATTAATTGggatttatatttttatacaaGAAATTTCTTCTCAATGGATACTGAATTCCAATTAGCAGCTGTAACAAAAATGTTAAGTTATCCAATGACTATAGCATCAGTACTACATCAATTTTCTCCATATTCTTTAACTCCAAAGGGTCCTGTCACTTTAGAAGGGTTAAAATCCTTGGCTGCTTTACGTtatactttaaataataattctctCTCAGACACTAGTAGTGGTAATTCAGATAGTACAACAATTACAGCCACTTCTAAGAATAGACCAATGAGAATTTTCATCTTAGGAGCTCGTGCTGAAGCTCAATTACCTCCTCATGTTTGGAAACAattacaatatttattcCCCAACagtaattttgaaattcattTCATTGGTCCTGAAAGTTTACTAAGTAAAGATAAATCGCATTACGTTACTTCGACCACCCCTATAACTAAACGTATTGATGATTCAATGTCTTTAGTTTATCATACTGATTATTTCCATGTCTATCACAAGGCTCAAGATTTTTACCCTTACGATCCTTACTTtgatattttcttcatgTTCCATCCAGGGTTAGCTGCAACAAAGGAAACTTGGTTAAATGAAACTATGCAAGGCTTACTAGATTCAAAATGTCCAATTTTCATGACAGGGTTCCatgaaaaagatattaCCGCCGATATCAGTGTATTGAATAAGAATTTCAGTAAAGATATGGATATTTTGATGAAACCAGTGAAGAATGTCTTTGGTTCCACTAAATGggaattaaatgattcaaaCCCACAAGAAGTCTATCAATTTAATATGTATATTGCAGGTTATCGTGGTAAGCGTTACCATGCTACTGAAACTGGTAAATCATAA
- the TBLA0E00480 gene encoding ENTH domain-containing protein (similar to Saccharomyces cerevisiae ENT1 (YDL161W) and ENT2 (YLR206W); ancestral locus Anc_7.342) → MSKQFLRSTKNMVKGYSSTQILVRDATANDENTPSIDILDDIAEKTYDSVDFFEIMDMLDKRLNDKGKYWKHVAKSLTVLDYLIRFGSENCVFWCKENLYLIKTLKEFRVDDAIDYNTGYDQGQIVRVRATELTSLLMDDERLREERSLHSRGGRRSAPPPRMAPQRRNTSRSDFNRQRADDHYDDDLQKAIEESKRTAEEDERRRRNREGDQEDDFETALQLSKEEEELKKLQELHAQQIALQNQQNATPTTQNVANVYTDIFGNPISYEEWLQYQQQQQQQQLQQQQAQQALLEQQRLAEQQALWAQQQQQQAALAHQQAEAAFYQQQAQAALEQQQLLQQQQAQAQAQAQAQQAALAEQQRLAEQQRLAEQQRLAEQQAQQQQAALLAQQQTALNQQPMVTGTNNPFSLSNINNPQQQQPPLMSSSSTTLPDLSSFKQSTSVPPATQSSYTTKTNASSLPPQPIPQMRTGNQEISDKYNNLNTLLATGTGIDTFGNTGDMRIPAQHTATGTFINSQGTGYKQYINDPKNNPFMSNQYTGLPSTNVVPSYTGYGFGNQPQPQTTASQPNTQQYQQPNQQHAQQQQNSNAQGFSLIDL, encoded by the coding sequence ATGTCGAAACAATTCTTACGTTCCACCAAAAATATGGTGAAAGGTTACTCCTCCACTCAAATCTTGGTGAGGGATGCCACAGCTAATGACGAAAACACACCATCTATCGACATTCTTGATGATATTGCCGAAAAGACTTATGATTCAGTGGATTTTTTCGAAATTATGGATATGTTGGATAAAAGATTGAATGACAAGGGTAAATATTGGAAACATGTGGCTAAGTCGTTGACTGTTTTGGATTATTTGATTAGATTCGGTAGTGAGAATTGTGTGTTTTGGtgtaaagaaaatttatatttgatcaAGACTTTGAAGGAATTTAGAGTAGATGATGCCATTGATTACAATACAGGCTATGACCAGGGTCAAATAGTTAGAGTTAGAGCTACAGAATTAACAAGTTTATTGATGGATGATGAAAGATTAAGAGAAGAAAGAAGCTTACATAGCCGTGGCGGTAGACGTAGTGCACCACCTCCTCGTATGGCCCCACAAAGAAGAAACACTTCAAGATCTGATTTCAATAGACAAAGAGCTGACGATCATTATGATGATGACTTACAAAAAGCTATAGAAGAAAGCAAAAGAACTgctgaagaagatgaaagaAGGAGAAGAAATAGAGAAGGTGATCAAGaagatgattttgaaaCAGCTTTGCAATTGagtaaagaagaagaagaattgaaaaaattacaagaattaCATGCTCAACAAATAGCTTTACAAAATCAACAAAACGCTACACCAACTACACAAAACGTGGCAAATGTTTATACAGATATCTTTGGTAACCCAATCTCCTATGAAGAATGGTTACAatatcaacaacaacaacaacagcaacaattacaacaacaacaagctCAACAGGCCCTCCTGGAACAACAACGATTGGCTGAACAACAAGCTCTTTGGGcccaacaacaacaacaacaagcCGCATTGGCTCACCAACAAGCCGAAGCAGCTTTCTATCAACAACAAGCTCAAGCTGCTTTGgaacaacaacaactattacaacaacaacaagctCAAGCTCAGGCTCAAGCTCAAGCTCAACAAGCTGCCTTAGCCGAGCAACAACGTTTAGCTGAACAACAACGTTTAGCTGAACAACAACGTCTAGCAGAACAACAAgcacaacaacaacaagcCGCCCTATTGGCTCAACAACAAACAGCTTTAAACCAACAACCAATGGTTACTGGTACCAACAATCCTTTCTCcttatcaaatataaacaaccctcaacaacaacaacctCCTTTAATGTCAAGCTCAAGTACAACTCTACCCGATTTATCCTCTTTCAAACAATCTACTTCGGTTCCACCAGCAACTCAATCAAGTTATAcaacaaaaacaaatgCTTCTTCATTACCACCACAACCAATCCCACAAATGCGTACTGGTAACCAAGAAATTTcagataaatataataatttgaatactCTTTTGGCCACGGGTACCGGTATCGATACTTTTGGTAACACAGGTGACATGCGTATTCCTGCTCAACATACCGCAACAGGCACTTTCATTAATTCACAAGGTACAGGTTATAAACAGTATATAAATGATCCAAAGAATAATCCTTTCATGTCAAATCAATATACTGGTTTACCAAGTACAAATGTAGTTCCAAGTTACACTGGTTATGGTTTTGGTAACCAACCACAACCACAAACTACTGCAAGTCAACCAAACACTCAACAATATCAACAACCAAATCAACAACATgctcaacaacaacaaaattCGAATGCTCAAGGGTTTagtttaattgatttatga
- the COQ9 gene encoding ubiquinone biosynthesis protein COQ9 (similar to Saccharomyces cerevisiae COQ9 (YLR201C); ancestral locus Anc_7.351), which produces MSFLASSKSVLKTNSRCFLLNPNSILLSKHIKNNGIRTYYSVSNDVKKSDHLEPLLYGKDSAQYRILEDAVQNSVPTFGFTERAIINSINKLGYNSSMISVLGSSNTHNILHSSPAVLELLKFNLVSKRLKLSEGIDPETKDLPSLEYLLLKRLQMDKAIQSRLNEMITKLSIPGTFLAETSIPELFRLSDDMIYFSNEKDHHDMAWYSKRLAVSTTYIASQIFMAQDTSVDCYKTLEFAQDKLNKVMNLGEYYNNTEEFLWFTLMTSVNIVKSQLARS; this is translated from the coding sequence ATGTCCTTCTTAGCAAGCTCAAAAAGTGTCTTAAAGACAAACTCTAGgtgttttttattaaatccaaattctattttattgaGTAAACATATTAAGAATAATGGAATCCGTACTTATTACTCTGTTTCAAATGACGTAAAAAAATCTGATCACTTAGAACCTTTATTATACGGCAAGGATTCCGCTCAATATAGAATATTAGAAGATGCTGTTCAAAATTCAGTACCAACTTTTGGGTTCACTGAAAGAgctattattaattcaattaataaattaggCTATAATTCATCTATGATTTCAGTTCTTGGTTCTTCAAACACTCATAACATATTACATTCTTCTCCTGCGGTattggaattattaaagttcAATTTGGTTTCTAAAAGGTTAAAATTATCTGAAGGAATTGATCCAGAGACAAAAGATTTACCATCCTTAGAATacttattattaaagagaTTACAAATGGATAAAGCTATCCAATCAAGACTAAATGAAATGATAACGAAATTATCGATTCCAGGCACATTTTTAGCTGAAACATCTATCCCTGAGTTATTTAGACTATCTGATgatatgatttatttttcaaatgaaaaagatcATCATGATATGGCTTGGTACTCTAAAAGATTAGCTGTTTCTACTACATATATAGCCTCTCAAATATTCATGGCTCAAGATACTTCTGTTGATTGCTATAAGACTTTAGAATTTGCccaagataaattaaataaggTAATGAATTTAGGTGAATATTATAACAATAcagaagaatttttatgGTTCACTTTAATGACAAGTGTTAACATTGTTAAATCACAGCTTGCTAGAAGTTGA